In the Vogesella sp. XCS3 genome, GTACTGCAGCGTGGTGGGTGGCGCACTGCTGGTGCTGCTGGGCACCGCCATCGCGGCCGCTTTCATCAAACAGTGGCCGTACCAGTTGCAGTTCACGCTGCAGCATTTCGACTTTGACCTGGTAGACGGCGGCGGCTGGCTGGCGTTTGGCAACAGCCTGAAGCTGGCGCTGTATACCGCGCTGGCCGGCACGGTACTGGTGTTTCTGGGCGCCTGGGGTAGCAGCAAGCTGCGCACCGCCGGCACAGCCGGGCAGCTGCTGCACGCGCTGGCCATGCTGCCCATGGCAGTGCCGGGGCTGGTGCTGGGCCTGGGCTATATCTTTTTCTTCAATCATGCGGCCAACCCGCTGCACGGCCTGTACGGCACGCTGGCGATTCTGGTGCTGTGCTCGGTGGCGCACTTTTACACCACCGCCCACATGACGGCGCGCACGGCGCTGGCGCAGCTGGATGCCGACTTCGAGCCGGTAGCCGCCTCGCTGCACGTACCACTGTGGCACACGCTGTGGCGCGTCACCCTGCCCACCTGCCTGCCGGCGGTGCTGGATATTGCCCGCTACTTTTTTGTGTCGGCCATGACCACGGTGTCGGCGGTGATCTTTCTGTATACCCCGGACACCGTGCTGGCTGCCGTAGCGGTGCTGAACATGGACGACGCCGGCGATACCGCCGCCGCCGCGGCCATGGCCACGCTGATCGTGGCCAGCAGCGGCACGGCCTGCCTGCTGTTTGCCCTGCTGTCGCACTGGCTGCTGGCACGTAGCCAGCGCTGGCGGCGGCCGCTGTAAACCCTGCCTCACCGGGCTGCGGCCCGGTTTTTCTGACCCCGCAAAGACATCTAGACAAGCAAGGAAGCACCATGCGCGAACCGATACTGCTCACCCCCGGCCCGCTCACCACCAGCCTGGCCACCAAAACCGCCATGCTCACCGACTGGGGTTCGTGGGATAGCCGCTTCAACCAGCTCACCGCCAGTGTATGCCACGACCTGCTGGCCATTGCCGGCGGCCAGGGCAGCCACGTGTGCGTGCCGCTGCAAGGCTCCGGCACCTTTGCCGTGGAAGCCGCCGTGGCCAACCTGGTGCCGCGCGGCGGCAAGCTGCTGGTGCTGGCCGGTGGCGCCTACGGCCGCCGCATGGCCGACATTGCCCGCTATCTGGGGCGCGAACACAGCCTGTACACCACTGCCGACGATACCCCGCCGGACGCCGCCACGCTGGCCATGCTGCTGCACGACGACCCGGCCATCACCCACGTCGGCCTGGTGCACTGCGAAACCAGTACCGGCATGCTGAACCCGCTAGCCGAGCTGGCCGCCGTGGTACACGCCGCCGGCCGCCGCCTGATTGTGGACGCCATGTCCAGCTTTGGCGCGCTGCCCATCGACGTGGCCGCGCTGCATATCGACGCACTGGTAGCCAGCAGCAACAAATGCCTGGAAGGCGTGCCCGGCATGGGCTTTGTCATCGTCAACCAGGCCAGCCTGGCCGCCAGCCGCGGCAACAGCCACTCGCTGGCGCTGGATCTGGCCGCGCAGCACGACTACCTGCAAACCACCGGCCAATGGCGTTTTACCCCGCCCACCCACGTAGTCGCCGCGCTGCGCGCCGCGCTGGACCAATACCTGGCCGAAGGCGGCCAGCCGGCACGCCTGGCGCGCTATGCGGCCAACGCGGCACAGCTGCAGCGCACCCTGGGCGAAGCCGGGCTGGCGCTATTTCTGCCGCCCGCGCTACAGGCGCCCATCATCCTGACCTTCCACGCCCCCGCGCACCCGGACTACCGCTTTGCCACTTTCTACCAGGCGGTGCGCGAACAGGGCTTTGTGCTCTACCCCGGCAAGCTCACCACGCAGGAAACCTTCCGCGTGGGCTGCATCGGCGCCATCGACCAGGCCGAAATCGGCCAGGCCTGCCACGTCATCATTTCTACCCTGCGCCAGCTCGGCTGGCTTGCCTGAGGCACACACCATGCACACCTACCAACACCTTGAAGCCGTGATTTTCGACTGGGCCGGCACCGTAGTGGATTTCGGCTCCTTTGCCCCCACCCAGGTATTGATCGACGTCTTCGCGCGCATGGGCGTACCGGTCAGTATGGCCGAAGCCCGCGTGCCCATGGGCCTGGCCAAGTGGGACCATATCCAGGCGCTGGGCCGCCTGCCCGGCGTGGCCGCACGCTGGCAGGCACGCTTTGGCCGCCCCATGCAAGACAGCGACGTGGACGCGCTGTACGCAGAATTCATGCCGCTGCAGGTAGCGCGCGTGGGCGAGTACTCAGCCCCCATCCCCGGCGCGTTTGCCACGGTGGAAAGCCTGCGGGCGAGCGGTTTGAAGATCGGCAGCTGCTCCGGCTACCCGCGCGTGGTGATGGACCAGCTGCTGCCGCTGGCCGCCGCCGCCGGCTACGCACCGGACCACACCGTAGCCACCGACGACCTGCCCGCCGGCGGCCGCCCCGGCCCGTGGATGGCGCTGGACAACGTACTGGCGCTGGGCGTGGGTGATGTACGCCACTGCGTGAAAGTAGACGACACCGTGCCGGGCATTGCCGAAGGCCTGCGTGCCGGCATGTGGACGGTAGGCCTGGCAGCCAGCGGCAACGCCGTGGGGCTCACCGCCGACAAGTGGGCTGCGCTCAGCCCGGCGCAGCAGGCCGAGTACCGCGCCCCGGCCGAGGTGCAGCTGCGTGCTGCCGGTGCGCACTACGTGGTGGATACCCTCGTCGAGCTGCCTGCGGTGCTGGACGCCATCGACGCCCGCCTGGCCAACGGGGAACGCCCGTGAGCCAGCAAGCCTTCTGGCTGCAGCAGGCGCTGGCGGCCGAACTCCAGCCGCCGTCGCCACCGCTGCAGGGCGAGCAGCAGGCCGACGTGTGCATTGTGGGCGGCGGCTTCACCGGCCTGTGGACCGCTATCCTGACGCAGCAGGCGCAGCCGCACTGGCGCATCGTGGTGCTGGAAAAAGACCTGTGTGGCAGCGGCGCGTCAGGGCGCAACGGCGGCTGCATGCTGACCTGGAGCACCAAATACCTGTCGCTGTGCCAGCTGTACGGCGCCGAGGAAGCAGGCCGCCTGGTAGCCGCCTCGGAACAAACCGTGTTCGACATCGACCGTTTCTGCCGCCAGCACGGCATCGATGCCGGCATACGGCTGGGCGGCGCCGTATACGCCGCCAGTAGCGCGGCCCAGGCCGGCACGCTGGACGGGGTACTGGCGGCACTGGACAAGGTTGGCAGCAACCGCTGGCAGCCGCTGGACGCCGCCACCACGGTGGCGCTGGGGGGTAGCGCGGCCTTGCAGCACGGCGTGTTCAGCCCGGCAGCGGGCAGCCTGCAGCCGGCGCTGCTGGTACGCGGCCTGCTGCGGGTGGCGCGCGCCATGGGCGTGCGCGTGTACGAACATAGCGCCATGACCACGCTGCAAGAGGGCGAACAGGTGCGGGTGCATACCGCGCAGGGCTGCGTACAGGCGCGGCAGGCGGTGATGGCGCTGAACGCTGCCATGCCGCGCCGCTTTGGCCAGCTGGCCGACAGCGTGGTGCTGGTATCGTCCGACATGGTCATTACCGAGCCCGTACCCGCGCTGATACAGCAGCTGGGGCTGGCGCGTGGCCAGGCGGTGTGCGACCTGCGTACCTTTGTGCACTATTGGCGCAGCACGCCGGACGGGCGGCTGATGCTGGGCAAGGGCGGCAACCACATCGCCTGGGCTAACCGCCTGCATGGCTATTTCGACCAAGCCAGCGCCTACCGCGGCCAACTACAGGCAGCCATCGCGCGCTTTTTTCCGGCGCTGGCCGGGGTGCCGCTGGCGCAAAGCTGGACCGGCGCGTCCGACCGCTCGGCCACTGGCCTGCCCTTCTTTGGCGTGCTGCCCGGCTACCGGCGCGTGTTTTACGGCATGGGCTATTCCGGCAATGGCGTGGTGCAGTGCCACCTGGGCGGGCAGCTGCTCAGTAGCCTGCTGCTGGGGCTGGATAATGCCTGGACGCGCAGCCCGCTGGCGCAGGGGCCGCTGGCACAGTTCCCGCCCGAGCCGCTACGCTGGCCCGGTGCCATGCTGGTGCGCCAGGCCATACGCAGCGTGGAGTCAGCCCAGGACGCCGGCAGGCAGCCGGCGTGGCTGGCTACGCGGCTGGCCGCACTGGCCAGCATGGCCGGCAAGGCCGACCGTTAACGCTACAGGCTCAAGGGCGGCATAGCGACGCGCAGGGGATGCCGTCGTTATTGCCGTCCAGCTTTTTCACGCCGCACTGCTGCAGGTAGAACTGCGCCTCGGCGCAGTTGGCCATCTGGCTGCAGCGGTTTTTGCTGCCGCACTGGAACGCCGCTGCCGGGCTGGCGGGGGTGCTGCGGCCAGGGTTGGCCGCAGGCGGTGCCGCAGGTGTGTCCAGCGGTGGCAGGCTGCTGGCGCGGCGGCTGCCACGGCGCCAGTCTTGCGGGCGTACCGGCCCGCTACCTGCCCACAGGCCGCGCCCGGCGGCGCGGGCGCTGTTTTCGGCGGCGATATAGTGCGGCTCTTTCAGGTAATCGCGATAGGCCCAGGCCCAGCCGTCCTGCACCTGCGCCAGGTTGATGTCCACGCCGTCCAGCCACAGGCGGCCAACGATGCGGCCGTATTTGTCGGTTTCATGGCGCTCCAGCTGCACATTGCGGCCGAACACGCGCGCGGCCAGCGCGGCACGAGCCCGCTGGCCGTAGGGCTGGGCTTTTTCCGGCGCGTCGATCTGCACCAGGCGCACGGTAAGCTCGCGCCAGTCTTGCAGGCACTTTACCGTATCGCCATCGCTGATCGCCGTGACCCTGCACGCCTGCCCCGCGCCCCAGCTGGCCGCCGCCAGGCACAGGCATAGCCACCCTGCTATGGTTTTCAGCACACGACGCTCCTGCAACATAAAAATGCACTGTAATGGCTGGCCCGGTGGCGGGCAAATTGACCCTGGCTATTCCGCTGCCATACAGTGACGCTTTCCCCCCCGCCCGAGCCCCGTCATGAAGCCCGCCCATCTCGCCCTTACCGCCACTGCCGTCCTGCTGGCTACCTTTAGCGGTGCCAGCGCCTATACCGCCTGGCGCAGCCACCAGCAGCTGGACAAGCTGAATCAAGCCATGGTGCAGTACCCGCTGCTGAAAGTGATCAGCCGCAGCAAGACCTACAGCCTGTGGCAAAGCGAAGAAACCGTGAGCTACCAGCTAGGCTGCGACAACGAAATCAGCAGCGAGCTGTTTGGCGGTACACGCCCCGGCATTACCGTGCGCAATACGGTGTCGCATAACCCGCTATCGCCAGGGGTGCGTACCGACATCATTTGGCCGGCCAACTGGGCCGAACCCATCAAGCAGCTGTTTGGCGATGCGCAGCCGCTGAGCATCCACACCCGTGCCGGCTGGCTGGGCCAGATGGAAACCCGCATCAGCAGCCCCGGCTTCCGTGTGGAAAAAGACGGCAATATGCTGCACTGGAAAGGCCTGGAAGCCACCTTCCAGTACGACCTGCCCCTGCAAAACCTGCAGCACACGCTGATATTGCGCGGCAGTGACGCCAGCGATGCCCAGGGCCGCTTCAAGCTCAGCACGCAAGACTTGCAGCACCAGGGCCAATACCAGCGCAGCAGCAGCGGGCTGTTGCTGGGCCAGGAAACCCTGCGCTTTGGTGGCGTGCAGCTTGCTGCCAGCCAGGGTGATACGCCGCACAGTTTTAGCGCCGGCGTACTGGAAACCAGCATGCAAAGCAGCGAACAAGGCGGCATGGTGGCGCTCAGCGGCAAAGGCAGCTGGGTGGGCCTGCACTACAACAGCAAGCCACTGGGCGACCTGTCCGGCCAGGCCAGCCTGAGCCGGCTGGATGCCAAGGCGCTGGCCGATTACAACAAGCAGGCGCTCACCCAGGGCGTACTGCAATGCCATTTCGACAGCCAGCTGGCCAACCCGGCTAACCGCGCACTGCTGGCGCGCATCCTGTCGCATAGCCCGGCGTTTGCGCAGGTGATTGCCCTGGCCAACCCCGAAGGCAACAGCACGCTGAACATCAAAGCCAGCCTGAACGCGCCAAGCGAGGCCGAGCTGGCAGGCAATGACGCCGCGCTGGCCAAAAAGCTGGCGCTTCAGGCCTTGATCAGTTGGCCGCAAATCCTGCCAGAGCGCTGGGTCAACGATTTTGCCCCCGAGGCCCAGCGCGACGCGCTGGTACAAAGCTACCGCAGCATGGTGTCGCAGATGCTGGCCACCGGCAGCTTGCAACAGGCCGGTGCGCTGCTGCAAACCCGTTTCGAGCTGGCAGACGGCAAACTGCTGCAAAACGGCAAGCCCTACCAGCCGCAACGCGGGCCCGCGCTGGCCGCCAGTGAACCGGCCGCAGAGCCGATAGACCCGGCCCTGCCGGTGGCGCCGGACGAGGCGCTCAGCCAGTAAACCAGCCTCGCCCCGCCCATGCGGCCAACCTTGCCCAGGTTGGCCGCAGCCGTTTTACGCCCTGCCTGCCAGCAGCTGGCGCCGGTAGCGTTCTGGTGTCATGCCGGTATGGCGGGCAAACATGGCAATAAAAGCCGACGGCGTGGTGTAGCCCAGCTCGGCGGCGATATCGGCCACGGTACGGCCGGCCTTCAGCCAGGCCAGCGCCTGCAGCAGGCGCACGCGGTTGCGCCAGGCGGCAAAGCTCATGCCCAGCTGCTGCTGGAAACGCCGCGCCAGCGTGCGCTCGGTGCTGTGCACCTGTGCAGCCCACGCCGCCAGCGTGGTGTTATTACCCGGCTCGGCACGCAAGGCATGCAAGAGCGGGCGCAGCAGGCGGTCGTGGCTATCGGGCAGGTAGTCGTCCAGGCTGCCGGCCTGCACCATGCGCTGCAGCAAGAGCTGCGCTTGCAGGGTGTCCCACTCATCGGCCATGGCAGTAACGCCGCGCTGGCAAAAGTCATCCAGCAAGGCACGCAGCAGCGGGGTTTGCGGTATCAGGCAGGGCTGCGGCGGCAGCTGCGCGGCCAACCCTGGCGCCACGTACACCGACACGTAATCCAGCGCCTGGCGGATGTGCGCCGCGTGCGGCAGGTCGGCCGGTATCCACACTAGGTACTCGGCCGGCGCGGCCAGGGTACGCTCCGGCAGCTGCAGCTCCAGAATGCCCAGGCTGATGCGGTTGATCTGGCCCCACGGGTGGATGTGCCACTCGAAATCGGTATTGGCCAGGAACTGCTCGTGGCGGAAATGCAGTGGTGCTGGCGGCAGCAGATCCAGGTCGGTACTGCTGTAGTGGTAAGCGGGCATGTTGTCGGCAATGGCGTATCGGATTGTCTGCTTTGAAGTATATACCTTGCAACAGACAGATTTACACTCGCCGTATTCTTGCTCTGGAGCCTGTCATGGCACGATTTTTCCCCCTGCTGGCGGTGCTGATCTGGGCCGCCAATACCGTGGTATCCAAGGCGGCGGCCAGCGTGCTGGACCCGGCCGCCATTTCTTTCTACCGCTGGCT is a window encoding:
- the phnX gene encoding phosphonoacetaldehyde hydrolase; the encoded protein is MHTYQHLEAVIFDWAGTVVDFGSFAPTQVLIDVFARMGVPVSMAEARVPMGLAKWDHIQALGRLPGVAARWQARFGRPMQDSDVDALYAEFMPLQVARVGEYSAPIPGAFATVESLRASGLKIGSCSGYPRVVMDQLLPLAAAAGYAPDHTVATDDLPAGGRPGPWMALDNVLALGVGDVRHCVKVDDTVPGIAEGLRAGMWTVGLAASGNAVGLTADKWAALSPAQQAEYRAPAEVQLRAAGAHYVVDTLVELPAVLDAIDARLANGERP
- a CDS encoding DUF945 family protein produces the protein MKPAHLALTATAVLLATFSGASAYTAWRSHQQLDKLNQAMVQYPLLKVISRSKTYSLWQSEETVSYQLGCDNEISSELFGGTRPGITVRNTVSHNPLSPGVRTDIIWPANWAEPIKQLFGDAQPLSIHTRAGWLGQMETRISSPGFRVEKDGNMLHWKGLEATFQYDLPLQNLQHTLILRGSDASDAQGRFKLSTQDLQHQGQYQRSSSGLLLGQETLRFGGVQLAASQGDTPHSFSAGVLETSMQSSEQGGMVALSGKGSWVGLHYNSKPLGDLSGQASLSRLDAKALADYNKQALTQGVLQCHFDSQLANPANRALLARILSHSPAFAQVIALANPEGNSTLNIKASLNAPSEAELAGNDAALAKKLALQALISWPQILPERWVNDFAPEAQRDALVQSYRSMVSQMLATGSLQQAGALLQTRFELADGKLLQNGKPYQPQRGPALAASEPAAEPIDPALPVAPDEALSQ
- a CDS encoding helix-turn-helix domain-containing protein, with the protein product MPAYHYSSTDLDLLPPAPLHFRHEQFLANTDFEWHIHPWGQINRISLGILELQLPERTLAAPAEYLVWIPADLPHAAHIRQALDYVSVYVAPGLAAQLPPQPCLIPQTPLLRALLDDFCQRGVTAMADEWDTLQAQLLLQRMVQAGSLDDYLPDSHDRLLRPLLHALRAEPGNNTTLAAWAAQVHSTERTLARRFQQQLGMSFAAWRNRVRLLQALAWLKAGRTVADIAAELGYTTPSAFIAMFARHTGMTPERYRRQLLAGRA
- a CDS encoding FAD-dependent oxidoreductase encodes the protein MSQQAFWLQQALAAELQPPSPPLQGEQQADVCIVGGGFTGLWTAILTQQAQPHWRIVVLEKDLCGSGASGRNGGCMLTWSTKYLSLCQLYGAEEAGRLVAASEQTVFDIDRFCRQHGIDAGIRLGGAVYAASSAAQAGTLDGVLAALDKVGSNRWQPLDAATTVALGGSAALQHGVFSPAAGSLQPALLVRGLLRVARAMGVRVYEHSAMTTLQEGEQVRVHTAQGCVQARQAVMALNAAMPRRFGQLADSVVLVSSDMVITEPVPALIQQLGLARGQAVCDLRTFVHYWRSTPDGRLMLGKGGNHIAWANRLHGYFDQASAYRGQLQAAIARFFPALAGVPLAQSWTGASDRSATGLPFFGVLPGYRRVFYGMGYSGNGVVQCHLGGQLLSSLLLGLDNAWTRSPLAQGPLAQFPPEPLRWPGAMLVRQAIRSVESAQDAGRQPAWLATRLAALASMAGKADR
- a CDS encoding thermonuclease family protein, which gives rise to MLKTIAGWLCLCLAAASWGAGQACRVTAISDGDTVKCLQDWRELTVRLVQIDAPEKAQPYGQRARAALAARVFGRNVQLERHETDKYGRIVGRLWLDGVDINLAQVQDGWAWAYRDYLKEPHYIAAENSARAAGRGLWAGSGPVRPQDWRRGSRRASSLPPLDTPAAPPAANPGRSTPASPAAAFQCGSKNRCSQMANCAEAQFYLQQCGVKKLDGNNDGIPCASLCRP
- a CDS encoding 2-aminoethylphosphonate--pyruvate transaminase produces the protein MREPILLTPGPLTTSLATKTAMLTDWGSWDSRFNQLTASVCHDLLAIAGGQGSHVCVPLQGSGTFAVEAAVANLVPRGGKLLVLAGGAYGRRMADIARYLGREHSLYTTADDTPPDAATLAMLLHDDPAITHVGLVHCETSTGMLNPLAELAAVVHAAGRRLIVDAMSSFGALPIDVAALHIDALVASSNKCLEGVPGMGFVIVNQASLAASRGNSHSLALDLAAQHDYLQTTGQWRFTPPTHVVAALRAALDQYLAEGGQPARLARYAANAAQLQRTLGEAGLALFLPPALQAPIILTFHAPAHPDYRFATFYQAVREQGFVLYPGKLTTQETFRVGCIGAIDQAEIGQACHVIISTLRQLGWLA